A portion of the Paenibacillus hamazuiensis genome contains these proteins:
- a CDS encoding ABC transporter substrate-binding protein, with protein sequence MLMKKSAGTVAALALLLMALQGCSGGASVPQTGPNGEAGRQEQAKPANEPVTLKFAVTKGWFGPGELDKYIIEPVKKKYPHITLEIIDTGAKDQSLDKVVAAGISPDLVMTANPLIHRLTTLDLQDDMEPLIRKFGFDLTKLNKAAVESVKSASGFDQLIGIPWTMHFHALYYNKDLFDRFGVPYPKDGMTWDETVELARKLTKTDGGVGYRGLEPDYSFRVASAKGLGMVDPKTEKALVNSDGWRRVYELLKTVYTIPGNGEYKLGAAAETQFMKDKTLAMLPGLNRLPLFKDAAGLNWDMVQYPQFPESPNTSMGVDEWILHVTRQSKYKDQAFQVIATVLSEEVQTDMARHARFPVLTGKSIEEQFGQAVPSLQGKNLKAAFLSQPAKAYPVSRYDEEAQKMMGGASIAPIVKGEKDINTVLRENEEKLNRYIEQNKAR encoded by the coding sequence ATGCTCATGAAAAAAAGCGCCGGTACCGTCGCGGCGCTCGCGCTGCTGCTCATGGCGCTGCAAGGATGCTCCGGCGGGGCGAGCGTTCCGCAAACGGGCCCGAATGGAGAGGCGGGCCGCCAGGAGCAAGCGAAGCCGGCAAACGAACCGGTCACGCTCAAATTCGCCGTCACCAAGGGCTGGTTCGGACCGGGCGAGCTGGATAAATACATCATCGAGCCGGTGAAAAAGAAATATCCGCACATCACGCTGGAAATTATCGATACGGGGGCCAAAGACCAGTCGCTGGACAAAGTGGTCGCGGCGGGGATCTCTCCCGACCTGGTCATGACGGCCAATCCGCTCATTCACCGCCTGACGACGCTGGATCTGCAGGACGACATGGAACCGCTGATCCGCAAGTTCGGCTTCGATCTGACCAAGCTGAACAAAGCCGCCGTCGAATCGGTAAAAAGCGCAAGCGGCTTCGATCAATTGATCGGCATCCCGTGGACGATGCATTTTCACGCGCTTTATTACAACAAGGATCTGTTCGACCGGTTCGGCGTCCCTTATCCGAAAGACGGGATGACGTGGGACGAAACCGTCGAGCTCGCCCGCAAGCTGACGAAAACGGACGGCGGGGTCGGTTACCGCGGCCTCGAGCCGGACTATTCCTTCCGCGTCGCCTCGGCCAAAGGCCTCGGCATGGTCGATCCGAAAACGGAGAAGGCGCTTGTAAACAGCGACGGCTGGAGAAGGGTGTATGAGCTGCTGAAAACGGTCTACACGATTCCCGGTAACGGAGAGTACAAGCTGGGCGCCGCTGCGGAAACGCAGTTTATGAAGGACAAGACGCTTGCCATGCTGCCGGGCCTTAACCGGCTGCCGCTGTTCAAGGATGCGGCGGGGCTGAACTGGGATATGGTGCAGTATCCGCAATTTCCGGAGTCGCCGAACACGTCGATGGGTGTCGACGAATGGATCCTGCACGTCACAAGGCAGAGCAAATATAAAGATCAGGCGTTCCAGGTCATTGCGACGGTGCTTTCGGAGGAAGTGCAGACGGATATGGCCAGACATGCGCGGTTTCCGGTATTGACCGGCAAAAGCATCGAAGAGCAGTTCGGGCAAGCCGTCCCGAGCCTCCAGGGGAAAAACCTGAAGGCGGCCTTCCTGTCCCAGCCGGCCAAAGCTTATCCGGTCAGCAGGTACGACGAGGAAGCGCAAAAAATGATGGGCGGGGCGTCCATCGCTCCGATTGTGAAAGGCGAGAAGGACATCAACACGGTGCTGCGCGAAAACGAAGAAAAATTAAACAGATACATCGAGCAGAACAAAGCCAGGTAA
- a CDS encoding LamG-like jellyroll fold domain-containing protein: MLSAIWKRAAAAVLAAVMLIGGVENIGAAEELKKEKGHVAKKPQFAEQELFIPGEGGYPVVRIPGLVVTRKGTLIAYAEARNSASDWAKIDLVVKRSADGGRTWGPLQVVVKNAPSENITYNNPLMIAEQDGDVVHFLYCKNYHEMFYAASTDEGQTWSAPVNITQTTMNRFREDGQQPKPFPWKVIAAGPGHGIELRSGRLLAPVWLANGATDTSHSPSVVATVYSDDHGQSWQAGEIVYDTPEVRSPGETTAVELQDGSVMLNMRNSAKRRAVTVSATGIDGWSVPTLDETLIDPGNFGSSARYSFGRGKGHNRILFINANDPADRQNITLRMSEDDGKTWAYGKSVQPGQGAYSEVAVAPDQTIHVLYEKGYGIRAARMNLEWLTDGTQLESLETDTGELSPKLSAGIFDYTLNVREDVTEVGLAPRLPMHSEAVVKVNGVAVARGEAEIVRLAPERDTRVNVTVESPKGKRLAEYAITVRKTLPKGELVGHWSFDQIGPDGTVPDVSGKHNDGLANGTVPVAGKAGQALQFNGGYVDVKNGEGLAFGKGEFTASLWVKPDRIDDIMTLLWYGDVGAAARGWYVRTQGFGKMNFRVGGDGAEALTGTDGVVVKAGGWTHVTVQRKGNLAKIYIDGQEVRRRLLTDVYNIDGTNVLRIGKPKSGDTRAWIGAIDDVRLYNYALTDAQVRQLYESTKGTNE; this comes from the coding sequence ATGCTGTCCGCCATTTGGAAAAGAGCTGCTGCCGCTGTGCTGGCCGCAGTCATGCTTATCGGAGGAGTTGAGAACATCGGGGCTGCAGAAGAATTGAAGAAGGAGAAGGGGCACGTGGCGAAAAAACCGCAGTTTGCAGAGCAGGAGTTGTTTATACCGGGCGAAGGAGGTTACCCCGTCGTACGTATCCCGGGGCTTGTTGTGACGCGAAAAGGGACGCTGATCGCCTATGCGGAGGCGAGAAATTCGGCCAGCGACTGGGCCAAGATCGATTTGGTCGTGAAACGAAGCGCGGATGGGGGCAGAACGTGGGGGCCGCTGCAGGTGGTGGTGAAAAATGCGCCTTCCGAAAACATCACTTATAACAATCCGCTGATGATAGCGGAGCAGGACGGAGATGTTGTGCACTTCCTGTACTGCAAAAATTACCATGAGATGTTTTATGCGGCAAGCACCGACGAAGGGCAGACCTGGTCCGCTCCCGTGAATATCACGCAAACGACGATGAACCGGTTCCGCGAAGACGGCCAGCAGCCGAAGCCTTTTCCTTGGAAGGTGATCGCGGCGGGGCCGGGGCACGGCATCGAGCTGCGCAGCGGCCGGCTGCTGGCGCCGGTATGGCTGGCGAACGGAGCGACCGATACGAGCCATAGCCCTTCCGTCGTAGCGACGGTGTACAGCGATGACCACGGCCAGTCGTGGCAGGCGGGAGAGATTGTTTACGATACGCCGGAGGTGAGAAGTCCGGGCGAGACGACGGCGGTCGAGCTGCAGGACGGCTCGGTCATGCTCAATATGCGCAACTCGGCGAAGCGGCGGGCCGTCACGGTCAGTGCCACCGGGATCGATGGCTGGAGTGTGCCGACGCTGGACGAAACGCTGATCGATCCGGGCAATTTCGGCAGCTCGGCCCGATATTCGTTCGGCCGCGGCAAGGGGCATAACCGCATTTTGTTCATCAATGCCAACGATCCGGCCGACCGGCAAAACATTACGCTGCGCATGAGCGAGGACGACGGGAAAACATGGGCGTACGGCAAATCCGTTCAGCCGGGCCAAGGCGCGTATTCCGAGGTGGCCGTCGCCCCGGACCAAACGATTCATGTGCTGTACGAGAAAGGGTACGGCATCCGGGCCGCGCGGATGAATCTGGAGTGGCTGACCGACGGCACTCAGCTGGAGAGCCTGGAGACGGATACGGGCGAGCTTAGTCCGAAGTTGTCCGCCGGCATCTTCGATTACACGCTGAACGTCAGGGAGGATGTGACGGAGGTCGGGCTGGCGCCGAGACTGCCGATGCATTCGGAGGCTGTTGTTAAGGTGAACGGAGTCGCCGTGGCCAGAGGGGAGGCCGAAATCGTCCGGCTTGCCCCGGAACGGGATACGCGGGTGAACGTGACGGTGGAATCGCCGAAAGGAAAACGTCTCGCCGAATACGCGATCACCGTCCGCAAAACGCTGCCGAAGGGAGAGCTCGTCGGCCACTGGAGCTTCGACCAGATCGGACCGGACGGCACGGTGCCCGACGTGAGCGGAAAACATAACGACGGTCTGGCAAACGGGACTGTTCCGGTAGCGGGCAAAGCAGGTCAGGCGCTGCAGTTTAACGGCGGTTATGTCGATGTGAAAAACGGTGAAGGTCTCGCATTCGGCAAAGGGGAATTCACCGCTTCCTTATGGGTGAAGCCGGACCGGATCGACGACATTATGACGCTGCTTTGGTACGGAGATGTAGGGGCAGCCGCCAGAGGCTGGTATGTTCGGACTCAAGGGTTCGGCAAAATGAACTTCCGCGTCGGCGGTGACGGAGCGGAGGCTTTGACAGGAACCGACGGCGTCGTGGTTAAAGCGGGAGGCTGGACGCATGTGACCGTCCAAAGGAAGGGCAATCTGGCGAAAATCTACATCGATGGGCAAGAAGTGAGAAGGCGATTGCTTACGGATGTGTACAATATTGACGGAACGAACGTACTCAGAATCGGCAAGCCGAAATCGGGAGATACACGAGCCTGGATCGGCGCCATCGACGACGTGAGGTTGTACAACTACGCGCTGACGGACGCGCAGGTGCGGCAGCTTTACGAGAGTACGAAAGGGACAAACGAATAA
- a CDS encoding LTA synthase family protein yields MKRSNGIWSLLLSFLTANVLALSLQYASLKPFQDNFIYWINDHKPLYALSVAILFAIILGLDGLFNNTYFAIGLATAAFGALTFSQYHKLELLGEPIYPWDLNQLRHLSELMNIARNIASPGKVIAAIVLAVLILIGTLKIPGAKKNMPYRICCIAVFAFTVFFCFNMQNAVFAKPLSKMGVVDHNWNQKENYLLNGFMIAFLQNFGAKMQNEPPGYSEAAVEQIAQKYSTPAQDAAGPADKPNIVYVMDESLFDPTRLSGITFSEDPMSSLHKYQETYPSGYALSPMFGGGTSNVEFEALTGLSMSFLTEGATPYQQLLVKQNSFPSIVSILKSQGYNTTAVHPFDGTFYNRNRVYPTLGFDRFITQDDIAYKDKLGEGGFISDMSAVKQVVDVLHSGDGPQFVHLVTMQNHLPIQSPDRIAASGLSGNAQEELESYSYNAAATDKAIQYLVDSIQDVNRPTIVLVFGDHLPALDDATFQKGTAGMSEEQQQQFMHETPLLVAANFHLQQERLGTVSPSFFGPLLFRLAGLQLPPFYQMLETVRQQLPGLTRSVYIDKAGQPSLHLNADQQELLRDYQMVQYDLLYGKRYALSMFENA; encoded by the coding sequence ATGAAACGATCAAATGGGATATGGAGCCTGCTTCTATCCTTTTTGACGGCCAATGTGCTGGCTTTGTCGCTTCAATATGCATCGCTGAAACCGTTCCAGGACAACTTTATTTATTGGATTAACGATCATAAGCCTTTGTACGCGCTGTCCGTAGCGATTTTGTTTGCCATTATTCTGGGGCTGGACGGCTTGTTCAACAATACTTATTTTGCGATAGGGCTGGCGACAGCCGCGTTCGGGGCGCTGACGTTCAGCCAGTATCACAAGCTGGAGCTGCTGGGAGAGCCGATTTATCCGTGGGATTTAAATCAGCTTCGGCATCTGTCGGAGCTTATGAACATCGCCCGGAATATTGCGTCTCCCGGCAAGGTCATTGCCGCCATCGTGCTTGCCGTGCTGATCCTGATCGGCACCTTGAAGATTCCGGGAGCGAAGAAGAACATGCCTTACCGGATCTGCTGCATCGCCGTCTTCGCTTTTACGGTGTTTTTCTGCTTCAATATGCAAAACGCCGTATTTGCCAAGCCGCTTTCGAAGATGGGGGTCGTGGACCATAACTGGAACCAGAAAGAAAATTACCTGCTCAACGGATTTATGATCGCTTTCCTGCAAAATTTCGGCGCCAAAATGCAAAACGAACCGCCCGGCTACAGCGAGGCGGCCGTAGAACAAATAGCGCAAAAGTATTCAACCCCGGCGCAGGATGCCGCAGGCCCGGCGGATAAGCCGAACATCGTCTACGTGATGGATGAGTCTTTATTCGACCCGACGAGGCTTTCCGGCATAACTTTCAGCGAAGATCCAATGAGTAGTTTGCATAAATACCAGGAAACTTATCCGTCAGGATATGCGCTGTCCCCGATGTTCGGCGGAGGAACGTCGAATGTGGAGTTTGAGGCGCTGACCGGACTTTCCATGTCGTTCTTAACCGAAGGGGCAACCCCTTACCAGCAGCTTCTGGTCAAACAAAACAGCTTCCCGTCGATTGTCAGCATCCTGAAATCGCAAGGCTATAACACGACGGCGGTGCATCCGTTTGACGGAACGTTTTACAATCGCAATCGCGTTTACCCGACATTGGGCTTCGACCGGTTTATTACGCAGGATGACATCGCTTATAAAGACAAACTGGGCGAAGGGGGCTTTATTTCCGATATGTCGGCGGTCAAGCAAGTGGTCGATGTGCTTCACTCCGGGGACGGCCCTCAATTCGTCCATCTGGTGACGATGCAAAACCATTTGCCCATACAAAGTCCGGATCGCATTGCCGCGAGCGGGTTGTCCGGAAATGCGCAGGAAGAGCTGGAAAGCTACTCTTACAACGCGGCGGCGACCGACAAGGCGATCCAATATTTGGTCGACTCGATTCAAGACGTCAACAGGCCGACGATTGTCCTTGTATTCGGAGACCATCTGCCCGCTCTCGACGATGCGACGTTCCAGAAAGGAACGGCAGGCATGTCCGAAGAACAGCAGCAGCAGTTTATGCACGAAACTCCGCTGCTCGTAGCGGCGAATTTTCATTTGCAGCAGGAACGTCTGGGCACCGTGTCGCCGTCGTTTTTCGGCCCGCTTTTGTTCCGGCTCGCCGGACTGCAGCTTCCGCCGTTTTATCAAATGCTGGAGACGGTGCGGCAGCAGCTGCCCGGATTGACGCGAAGCGTATATATCGACAAGGCGGGACAGCCGTCCCTGCATCTGAATGCGGATCAGCAGGAGCTGCTGCGCGACTACCAGATGGTGCAGTATGATCTTCTTTATGGAAAAAGGTACGCGTTGTCCATGTTCGAAAATGCGTAA
- a CDS encoding DUF1992 domain-containing protein — protein MADHKHRGYKPAPPDGRERAFIPLPADTLEDKEAKLAAENRLRSWVDEAYEEFEKRGGFDNLPGKGKPLEVPTGDVWESILKQANVPPPWILLRQEVKKGMEEMLELLQRTPEHPHIDELIAEINKQIEELNRQAPSLSLHRRKVTRETIAAEYGRWV, from the coding sequence ATGGCCGATCATAAACACCGCGGTTACAAACCCGCCCCGCCGGACGGACGCGAACGGGCGTTTATCCCGCTGCCCGCGGATACGCTGGAGGATAAGGAAGCGAAGCTGGCTGCGGAAAACCGGCTCCGCAGCTGGGTGGACGAAGCGTACGAGGAGTTTGAGAAACGCGGCGGTTTCGACAATCTTCCGGGCAAAGGCAAGCCGCTGGAAGTGCCGACGGGCGACGTATGGGAGTCGATTTTGAAGCAGGCGAACGTGCCGCCGCCGTGGATCTTGCTCAGGCAGGAAGTGAAAAAAGGAATGGAAGAGATGCTGGAGCTGCTTCAGCGCACGCCGGAGCATCCTCACATCGACGAGCTGATCGCCGAGATCAACAAGCAGATCGAGGAGCTGAACCGGCAGGCTCCGAGCTTGTCGCTGCACCGCCGCAAAGTGACCCGGGAGACGATTGCCGCAGAGTATGGACGGTGGGTATAG
- a CDS encoding YfhD family protein has protein sequence MGRDDNQYTRDKNKQASPQAPRREMASQQPDTEWANELGEKYELETRPGFPPTGVRRKD, from the coding sequence ATGGGGCGGGACGATAATCAGTACACGCGCGACAAAAACAAGCAGGCATCCCCGCAAGCGCCGCGCCGCGAAATGGCTTCGCAGCAGCCGGACACGGAATGGGCCAACGAGCTGGGAGAGAAATATGAGTTGGAAACGAGGCCCGGCTTTCCGCCTACCGGCGTAAGACGGAAGGATTAA
- a CDS encoding LacI family DNA-binding transcriptional regulator, with product MPRKRITLQHLADELGLTIQTVSKALRGLPGMSEETRSEVVRLARKLGYLTKDQKQSLSLERISPYPLMQRRFVLIQNEQSLNFNRLLLQGLHERFMEFGHLVQPLLVPPGLTPRRFEAWAEEQGLDYAEGVFIAPRMGGDWLERKLLALPMPRIMLNFPPPESRVDSVIWDVYEAMYQAVRHLIRLGHRRIMYVGDAESQRGFVLRWQAFAEAMKEAGLAAPPEEHCLRREAGGGWLGDFAELYRRAQPTAVICGIDEEAAPVYFRLRELGAAVPQTCSFVALLNEQTEQLPLCTRPQLLIREAGYRAADRMLWRLANPQLPYEHIRLRGELFVGRTTQKL from the coding sequence ATGCCGCGAAAACGCATTACGCTGCAGCACCTGGCGGACGAGCTGGGGCTGACGATTCAAACCGTTTCCAAAGCTTTGCGCGGGCTTCCCGGCATGTCCGAAGAGACGCGCAGCGAGGTTGTCCGGCTCGCGCGCAAGCTCGGGTACTTGACGAAGGATCAGAAACAATCGCTCAGTCTGGAGCGCATTTCGCCATATCCGCTCATGCAGCGTCGGTTCGTGCTGATCCAAAACGAGCAGTCGCTGAACTTCAACCGGCTGCTGCTGCAGGGGCTCCACGAACGGTTTATGGAGTTCGGCCACCTCGTGCAGCCGCTGCTCGTCCCGCCGGGGCTTACCCCCAGGCGGTTCGAGGCTTGGGCGGAGGAGCAGGGGCTGGACTACGCCGAGGGAGTGTTTATCGCGCCGCGCATGGGCGGAGACTGGCTCGAGCGGAAGCTGCTCGCGCTGCCGATGCCGCGCATCATGCTCAATTTTCCGCCGCCGGAATCGAGAGTGGACAGCGTCATCTGGGACGTGTACGAGGCTATGTACCAGGCGGTGCGGCATCTGATCCGCCTCGGACATCGGCGGATCATGTACGTCGGCGACGCGGAGAGCCAGCGCGGCTTCGTGCTGCGCTGGCAGGCGTTCGCCGAAGCGATGAAAGAGGCCGGGCTGGCCGCGCCGCCCGAGGAGCACTGCCTGCGGCGCGAGGCCGGCGGCGGCTGGCTCGGCGATTTCGCCGAGCTGTACCGCCGCGCGCAGCCGACGGCCGTGATCTGCGGCATCGACGAGGAGGCCGCGCCGGTTTATTTCCGCCTGCGCGAGCTCGGCGCCGCGGTGCCGCAGACGTGCTCGTTCGTCGCGCTGCTGAACGAGCAGACGGAGCAGCTGCCGCTGTGCACGCGGCCGCAGCTGCTTATTCGCGAGGCGGGCTACCGCGCCGCCGACCGGATGCTGTGGCGGCTCGCCAACCCGCAGCTGCCTTACGAGCACATCCGGCTGCGCGGCGAGCTGTTCGTCGGCCGAACGACGCAGAAGCTGTAG
- a CDS encoding FAD-dependent oxidoreductase: protein MRTKRFVRRGDQPMDKTIEADIVVVGGGPAGVNAAIAAGRSGAKTVLIEKYGFIGGMSTAALVYPWMTFHTTGGKQVIAGIAQEIIDRLMQQGASPGHVRDTVGFVHTITPYHPEVYKVLALDMLKEAGVKLILHSFVDRVHTAQGLIESVQLTSKSGRIDVRGQVFIDTTGDADVAYLAGAPCLKGRDGDKLTQPMTMKFRMRGVDLQRVKEYMLEHPDEFYKKTPFAELSHLPLSGVLGFYKHWKAANLPINRDQVLFFTGPAEDEVLVNTTRVQGLDGTDVEDLTEAEELGRKQVLMVAAFMRDNLPGFEKASISSVGAQIGIRETRRIDGQYPLQVDDVVQGRRFADVIARSGYPIDIHDPSGKGVTAAWVQGDGAYDIPYRCLLPKQVGNLLTGGRCISTSHEALATTRLTPSCMATGQAAGSAAGIAVKRGVAPADIDVAELQQVLKAAGALIE from the coding sequence ATGAGAACCAAACGATTCGTACGAAGGGGAGATCAACCGATGGACAAAACAATCGAAGCGGATATCGTTGTGGTGGGCGGCGGTCCGGCGGGCGTCAATGCGGCCATTGCGGCCGGGCGAAGCGGGGCGAAAACCGTGCTGATCGAAAAATACGGCTTTATCGGGGGGATGTCGACCGCGGCGCTCGTTTACCCGTGGATGACGTTCCATACGACCGGGGGCAAGCAGGTGATTGCCGGGATTGCCCAGGAGATTATCGACCGGCTTATGCAGCAGGGGGCGTCTCCGGGACATGTGCGCGACACCGTCGGCTTCGTGCACACGATTACGCCGTATCACCCGGAGGTGTATAAGGTGCTTGCGCTCGACATGCTGAAGGAAGCGGGCGTGAAGCTGATCTTGCACAGCTTTGTCGACCGGGTGCACACCGCGCAGGGGCTCATCGAATCGGTGCAGCTCACGTCGAAGTCGGGCCGCATCGATGTGCGGGGGCAAGTGTTTATCGATACGACCGGCGATGCCGATGTCGCTTATTTGGCCGGGGCTCCCTGCCTGAAAGGGCGCGACGGCGACAAGCTGACGCAGCCGATGACGATGAAGTTTCGCATGCGCGGCGTCGATTTGCAGCGGGTGAAGGAATATATGCTGGAGCATCCGGACGAATTTTACAAAAAAACGCCGTTCGCCGAGCTGTCGCATTTGCCGCTGTCGGGCGTACTCGGCTTCTACAAGCATTGGAAGGCGGCGAATTTGCCGATCAACCGCGATCAGGTGCTGTTTTTTACCGGGCCGGCGGAGGACGAGGTGCTCGTCAATACGACCCGCGTGCAGGGGCTTGACGGCACCGACGTGGAGGATTTGACCGAAGCCGAGGAGCTTGGACGCAAGCAGGTGCTGATGGTCGCGGCGTTTATGAGGGACAACCTGCCCGGCTTTGAAAAGGCATCGATCTCCTCGGTCGGCGCCCAGATCGGCATCCGCGAGACGCGTCGCATCGACGGGCAATACCCGCTGCAGGTGGACGATGTCGTGCAGGGACGCCGCTTTGCCGATGTGATCGCGCGCAGCGGCTACCCGATCGATATCCACGATCCGTCCGGCAAAGGAGTAACGGCGGCGTGGGTGCAGGGGGACGGGGCGTACGACATCCCGTACCGCTGCCTGCTGCCCAAGCAGGTCGGCAACCTGCTGACCGGCGGCCGCTGCATCTCGACCTCGCACGAGGCGCTGGCGACGACCCGTCTGACGCCGAGCTGCATGGCGACCGGGCAGGCGGCCGGCTCGGCCGCCGGCATTGCCGTGAAACGTGGCGTCGCACCCGCCGACATCGATGTGGCGGAGCTGCAGCAGGTTTTAAAAGCTGCAGGAGCTTTAATAGAATAG
- a CDS encoding amino acid ABC transporter ATP-binding protein: MIEFRNVNKHYGQFHVLKNINLTIKQGEVVVVIGPSGSGKSTMLRCINRLETISDGELTVGGVAVNDRRSDINKLRRDIGMVFQHFNLYPHKTVLENITLAPTKVLGVPREEAIETAMFYLKKVGIPDKANSYPSQLSGGQQQRVAIARGLAMKPKIMLFDEPTSALDPEMIGEVLDVMRNLAQEGMTMVVVTHEMGFAREVADRVVFMDQGQIVEEAAPDEFFANPREERARTFLSRLLHH, from the coding sequence TTGATTGAATTTCGCAATGTGAACAAGCATTACGGGCAGTTTCATGTGCTTAAAAACATTAATCTTACGATCAAGCAAGGGGAAGTCGTCGTGGTCATCGGCCCGTCCGGCTCCGGCAAAAGCACGATGCTTCGCTGCATCAACCGGCTGGAGACGATCTCGGACGGAGAGCTGACGGTGGGCGGCGTCGCCGTCAATGACCGCAGATCGGATATCAACAAGCTGCGGCGCGACATCGGCATGGTATTTCAACATTTTAACTTATATCCGCATAAAACCGTACTGGAAAATATTACGCTCGCTCCGACCAAGGTACTCGGCGTTCCTCGCGAGGAAGCGATCGAAACGGCGATGTTTTACTTGAAGAAGGTCGGCATTCCCGACAAAGCGAACTCGTACCCGTCCCAGTTGTCCGGCGGGCAGCAGCAGCGGGTGGCGATCGCCCGGGGACTGGCGATGAAGCCGAAGATCATGCTGTTCGACGAGCCGACGTCGGCGCTCGATCCGGAGATGATCGGCGAGGTGCTCGATGTCATGCGCAATTTGGCGCAGGAAGGGATGACGATGGTCGTCGTCACCCACGAAATGGGCTTCGCCCGCGAGGTGGCGGACCGGGTCGTGTTTATGGACCAGGGGCAGATTGTGGAGGAGGCGGCTCCGGACGAATTTTTTGCGAATCCGCGGGAAGAGCGGGCGCGCACGTTCCTCAGCCGACTTTTACATCACTAA
- a CDS encoding ABC transporter substrate-binding protein produces MKLGQMWKASMVLALAVSLVTACGTKDNTNQAAQPQGGAPADTASSGSKTIDDIKKRGKLVAGVKYDTKLFGLKDPASGNVEGFDIDMAKAIAKKVLGDENKLELKEVTSKTRIPMLQNGEIDIIIATMTINEERKQQVDFTDVYFKAGQSLLVKKGSPIQSINDLKKGTKVLTVKGSTSAQNIRAKAPDATVLEFENYQDAFTALKAGQGDALTTDNAILYGMTKQDPNYAVVGGTFTDEPYGMAVRKGDSGFLKVVNDMLKEMQSNGEYDKMYEKWIGEKPSK; encoded by the coding sequence ATGAAACTGGGACAAATGTGGAAGGCGAGCATGGTGCTCGCGCTGGCTGTATCTCTCGTGACCGCTTGCGGAACGAAGGACAATACCAATCAAGCGGCGCAGCCGCAAGGAGGAGCGCCCGCCGATACGGCCAGCTCCGGAAGCAAGACGATCGACGATATCAAGAAGCGCGGCAAGCTCGTGGCCGGGGTTAAATACGATACGAAGCTGTTCGGCTTGAAAGACCCCGCGTCCGGCAATGTGGAGGGCTTCGATATCGACATGGCCAAAGCGATTGCGAAGAAGGTGCTCGGGGACGAGAACAAGCTGGAACTGAAGGAAGTGACCTCGAAGACGAGAATTCCGATGCTGCAAAACGGTGAGATCGACATCATCATCGCCACGATGACGATCAACGAGGAGCGCAAGCAGCAGGTCGACTTCACGGACGTGTACTTCAAAGCGGGCCAATCGCTGCTCGTCAAGAAGGGCAGCCCGATCCAATCGATCAACGATTTGAAGAAAGGCACCAAGGTGCTGACGGTGAAAGGCTCGACTTCCGCGCAAAATATTCGCGCCAAAGCGCCGGACGCCACCGTGCTGGAGTTTGAAAACTATCAGGATGCCTTTACGGCGCTGAAGGCCGGGCAGGGCGATGCGCTGACGACGGACAATGCGATCTTGTACGGCATGACCAAGCAGGATCCGAACTACGCCGTCGTGGGCGGAACGTTCACCGACGAGCCGTACGGCATGGCCGTGCGCAAAGGCGACAGCGGGTTCCTGAAGGTGGTTAACGATATGCTGAAGGAAATGCAGTCGAATGGCGAATATGACAAGATGTATGAGAAGTGGATCGGCGAGAAGCCGAGCAAATAA
- a CDS encoding amino acid ABC transporter permease: MINWSILIKYWDTFMKGFLGTIEVSLIALIASFVLGTIIAVMRIAPVKALNWLGTVYVEFIRNIPLLLVVYFFFLASPALGRPLDGFVAGTIGLTVYTAAFIAEAVRAGIQAVAKGQTEAARSSGLTYIQTMRYIVLPQAIRVVIPPLGNQFLNLVKNSSVLGVVAGLDLMYYADIISTRTFVTFDVYIFVALFYLVLTIPISFGVRYLEKRMARHH; the protein is encoded by the coding sequence GTGATCAATTGGAGCATTTTAATCAAGTATTGGGATACGTTTATGAAAGGATTTCTGGGCACGATTGAAGTCAGCCTGATCGCGCTGATCGCGAGTTTTGTTCTGGGCACGATCATTGCCGTCATGCGGATCGCGCCGGTCAAAGCGCTGAACTGGCTCGGCACCGTTTATGTCGAATTTATCCGCAATATTCCTCTGCTGCTCGTTGTATATTTCTTCTTCCTCGCTTCGCCGGCGCTCGGCAGACCTTTGGACGGCTTCGTCGCCGGAACGATCGGACTGACGGTATATACGGCCGCTTTTATTGCCGAGGCGGTGCGCGCGGGCATTCAGGCGGTAGCGAAGGGACAGACGGAGGCGGCCCGCTCGTCGGGTTTGACGTATATCCAGACGATGCGTTATATCGTGCTGCCGCAGGCGATCCGGGTGGTCATTCCGCCGCTTGGCAACCAATTTCTCAATCTCGTGAAAAACTCGTCCGTGCTCGGGGTTGTCGCCGGACTCGACTTGATGTATTACGCGGATATCATCTCGACCCGGACGTTTGTGACGTTTGACGTGTATATATTTGTTGCGCTGTTTTATTTGGTGCTGACGATCCCGATCAGCTTCGGCGTACGGTATTTGGAAAAACGGATGGCTCGCCACCATTAA